One Aspergillus oryzae RIB40 DNA, chromosome 2 genomic window carries:
- a CDS encoding uncharacterized protein (predicted hydrolase related to dienelactone hydrolase) codes for MGDCCLKGFRWNGKPAGRETILAGMSCYTVGTNSSVAILLLHDLFGWTFPNTRLLSDHLAEEVGCTVYVPDLFGGERLPPDVLLDESRWNELDLPGFLSRNTKAIRETDIFNCAKALRGEHKYSSIGAIGFCFGGWAVFRLGAKDVRLVDCISTAHPTFLEQKEISDIGVPVQIMAPEHDQQFTEELKAFSNTVIPKLGVPYDYQYFPFLTHGFATRGNPNDKDEIAGMERAKNAAVLWFRQWLHKTSTAN; via the exons ATGGGTGACTGCTGCTTAAAGGGCTTCCGCTGGAACGGCAAGCCTGCTGGCCGAGAAACCATACTGGCTGGCATGAGTTGCTACACGGTAGGAACAAATTCCAGCGTCGCCATCCTACTGCTCCACGACCTCTTTGGCTGGACATTTCCCAACACGCGACTCCTATCAGACCATctggcggaggaggttggcTGTACAGTCTATGTACCCGACCT GTTTGGAGGTGAGCGCCTCCCACCCGATGTTCTCCTCGACGAGAGCAGATGGAACGAACTCGACCTCCCCGGTTTCCTGAGCCGCAATACCAAGGCTATTCGAGAGACGGACATCTTCAACTGCGCCAAGGCTCTGCGAGGGGAGCATAAATACTCTTCTATCGGTGCGATTGGATTCTGCTTCGGTGGCTGGGCAGTTTTCCGTTTAGGCGCAAAGGATGTTCGGCTTGTCGACTGCATCTCTACCGCACATCCCACATTCCTTGAACAGAAGGAGATCAGTGATATCGGGGTTCCAGTTCAGATTATGGCGCCTGAACATGATCAACAGTTTACGGAGGAGCTAAAGGCTTTCAGTAATACGGTCATTCCTAAGCTTGGTGTGCCGTATGACTACCAGTATTTTCCCTTCTTAACGCATGGATTTGCGACACGGGGGAATCCAAACGATAAGGATGAGATCGCGGGCATGGAAAGGGCGAAAAATGCGGCGGTTCTCTGGTTTCGCCAGTGGTTGCACAAGACGAGCACAGCGAATTGA
- a CDS encoding fungal specific transcription factor domain-containing protein (predicted protein), translating into MVDECTRLIPNGMMSAGRGDLNLNSCGERQQLLYIYLTQVDPLVKILHRPSIQAHLLEGECYLHYEPWHPAPAALASAIYYAASCTVNQDTCLSCFGMDKVSLISKYQKESTAALERADYLLTDDLTVLQAFVISLVSVKDVDLVVLLAE; encoded by the coding sequence ATGGTTGACGAGTGTACTCGGCTAATTCCGAATGGAATGATGTCCGCGGGAAGGGGAgatttaaatttaaatagttGTGGCGAGCGCCAGCAGCTATTGTATATCTATCTAACACAGGTCGATCCTTTAGTGAAGATTCTGCATCGTCCATCCATTCAGGCGCATCTGTTGGAAGGAGAATGCTACCTGCACTACGAGCCCTGGCATCCGGCGCCTGCAGCTCTCGCATCTGCCATATACTACGCTGCCAGCTGTACTGTCAACCAAGATACATGTCTCTCCTGCTTTGGAATGGATAAAGTGTCCCTAATTTCAAAATATCAGAAGGAGTCGACTGCAGCTCTCGAACGAGCGGACTACCTGTTGACGGATGATCTAACTGTCCTCCAAGCCTTTGTGATATCTTTGGTAAGTGTGAAGGATGTTGATCTGGTTGTCTTACTTGCTGAATGA
- a CDS encoding FAD-dependent oxidoreductase (predicted protein): MAPDIAIVGGGPCGLALAAMLEQQGIDYVVYERSAENTPPRGGCLDIHRSSGQIVLKKAGCFEEFKKYARGGYATIHCLFDHKGNKVTTFGEGRDSPEIDRAQLRQVMLSSIAKEKVRWSTYVKSSSRNENGDVILEFEDGTIASGFKLVVGADGLRSKIRHLVTQAEPKYAGILFLTLFIQPGNPYHSTLEQLAGQGPMIFCGKGKKIWIQRQGDGHYRMDFGWKGPADFPCAGEVDLSDEDSVKDLLLREEYFGCFTEVVHEIIRNSTGPFRTWPLYYFPVEHLNWQTSPGVTLVGDAAHVTTPFVGDGVNCAMRNALVLAQKIRDWGITQEAVMAYEQEMFPYAQDVITRSVAAGELFFAWDSPKGFLENMASPNRLVRDEGDY, encoded by the exons ATGGCACCCGATATCGCGATTGTGGGTGGTGGCCCGTGTGGCCTTGCCCTTGCCGCCATGCTCGAACAGCAGGGTATCGACTACGTTGTCTATGAACGCAGTGCAGAGAACACTCCCCCTCGAGGCGGATGCTTAGACATTCATCGCAGTAGCGGCCAAATCGTTCTCAAAAAAGCAGGGTGctttgaagaattcaagaaatATGCGCGAGGAGGTTATGCCACCATACACTGCCTGTTTGATCATAAAGGGAACAAGGTCACTACGTTCGGCGAAGGGCGCGACTCGCCCGAGATTGACCGCGCGCAGTTGCGCCAAGTCATGCTTTCCTCGAtcgcaaaagagaaagtcCGTTGGTCGACTTATGTCAAAAGCTCTTCCAGGAATGAAAACGGAGACGTTATTCTCGAGTTTGAGGATGGCACTATCGCCTCGGGATTCAAACTTGTTGTCGGGGCTGACGGCTTGCGCAGCAAGATCCGACACTTA GTGACACAAGCAGAACCAAAATACGCGGGCATTCTATTCCTCACGTTATTTATCCAACCCGGTAATCCATATCACTCCACCCTGGAGCAGCTTGCCGGCCAGGGGCCGATGATCTTCTGtgggaaaggcaaaaagatCTGGATCCAACGGCAAGGTGATGGGCATTACCGAATGGACTTTGGATGGAAGGGGCCTGCAGACTTCCCATGTGCGGGTGAGGTCGACCTATCGGACGAGGATTCTGTCAAAGACCTCCTTCTTCGGGAGGAATACTTCGGTTGCTTTACGGAAGTTGTCCACGAAATCATTCGAAACTCCACTGGACCCTTCCGAACTTGGCCCTTGTATTATTTCCCAGTAGAGCACCTGAACTGGCAGACTTCGCCAGGTGTGACTTTGGTTGGAGATGCGGCACATGTTACTACACCCTTTGTCGGAGACGGAGTCAACTGTGCCATGCGCAATGCGTTGGTTTTGGCTCAGAAGATACGGGACTGGGGTATAACTCAAGAAGCTGTTATGGCATATGAGCAAGAGATGTTTCCCTATGCGCAGGACGTGATTACTCGGAGTGTGGCTGCCGGGGAGTTGTTCTTTGCATGGGATAGTCCCAAGGGTTTCCTGGAAAATATGGCCTCTCCCAACCGCCTTGTTCGGGATGAGGGGGATTATTAA
- a CDS encoding uncharacterized protein (predicted protein), whose translation MFHVLSYAQETARQLNISNSVKSDTESVQQRQQLIISFKTRTDELFVGCQTEQNNLNCYAKELAHSIGIFLHLLALRPVEASSSSCNSQNTNVNLLRLAVEALDSRCRVYSSARTEPWRWIAPLFFPWQALATSLAEILVCDDLHFVRSVWPLIEQSYESFTTLGIESPYHRLQESMKEKMERARSFYDSMLLPFLSSGGGGSALSWGLSPLTMFQYQDPPKSSESRFTEDTPTRSTENLLPCSIGPRQIDFSTWNGDSELSEVDLTAFESQFQFEDTATFDASGVSEASYEELFLQYIQH comes from the coding sequence ATGTTTCATGTCCTTTCTTACGCTCAAGAGACAGCCCGACAATTGAACATTTCGAACTCTGTGAAGTCTGATACAGAATCTGTTCAACAGCGACAACAGCTGATAATATCGTTCAAGACACGCACAGATGAGCTATTTGTCGGATGTCAGACGGAACAGAATAACTTGAATTGCTACGCCAAGGAGCTTGCGCATTCAATCGGAATTTTCCTACATCTCCTTGCCCTGCGCCCGGTGGAAGCTAGCTCGTCCTCGTGCAATTCTCAAAACACCAATGTCAACCTTTTGAGGCTAGCCGTAGAGGCCCTCGATTCAAGATGCCGAGTATATAGCAGTGCCAGAACAGAGCCATGGCGGTGGATTGCAccgcttttcttcccttggcaAGCACTTGCAACATCTCTTGCTGAAATTCTAGTTTGTGATGACCTACATTTTGTCAGAAGTGTATGGCCCCTTATCGAGCAGAGCTATGAATCATTTACTACGCTCGGCATTGAATCGCCATACCATCGGCTGCAAGAATCcatgaaggaaaagatggagCGAGCTAGGAGTTTCTACGACAGCATGCTACTGCCCTTTCTCTCTAGTGGGGGTGGGGGGTCCGCCTTGTCTTGGGGGCTTTCACCATTAACAATGTTCCAGTACCAGGACCCTCCCAAGTCGAGTGAATCACGGTTCACAGAAGACACACCCACTAGATCGACTGAGAATCTACTTCCATGTAGCATAGGCCCCCGACAGATTGATTTTTCAACATGGAATGGTGATAGTGAATTGAGTGAGGTTGATCTCACTGCCTTCGAATCACAATTTCAGTTTGAAGATACAGCTACCTTCGACGCCAGCGGTGTCTCGGAAGCCAGCTACGAAGAGCTGTTCTTACAATACATCCAACATTGA
- a CDS encoding MFS transporter (synaptic vesicle transporter SVOP and related transporters (major facilitator superfamily)) — MDNLTPKDQPPHDSENGIPAQEKFKSSPLQWPQSKRVGHVVLVSVLTLVMNLSSAIFSPGARYFAEEYGITNPSLQSLIVSINMLGLVCGPLAVAPISELYGRLMPYHVCNLIFFGFTIGCAKSTGTVMFLAFRFLAGCAGSAPLTIGVGTIAEVIPKEQRGVAMGMFSLGPTLEPSLGPIIGGFVAEYKGWRWTFWVLLVLVSTNIQRTQGCTQSIPQDSQGLASEKKKLMAKEMPAHFLRALLTPIKLLIFHPAVLLTSLSVAYAFGLSFLLFTTSPSVFQKQYGFSLGISGLCYLGMGTGMLIGVSIFSLTSDKLQYWHRRRNFHEPENRLALMAIFCPVIPVGYFWYGWSADKVTHWIVPIIDTSLIGLGTLFILVNASAALLPLAGQPLYDKLGFGRGNSLHGFLAIVFIPIPWLLYRYGRQLREWSESRHGDLWTSKGKKP; from the exons ATGGATAATCTCACACCCAAGGACCAGCCACCGCACGATTCTGAGAATGGGATTCCTGCTcaagaaaaattcaaaagCTCGCCACTACAATGGCCCCAATCCAAGAGAGTCGGGCACGTTGTCCTCGTTAGTGTCCTCACACTAGTAAT GAACCTCTCGTCGGCGATCTTTTCACCCGGAGCTAGGTACTTCGCAGAGGAGTACGGGATCACTAACCCCAGTCTACAAAGCCTCATAGTCAGCATTAATATGTTAGGGCTCGTGTGTGGCCCGCTTGCTGTTGCGCCTATTTCGGAACTTTATGGGCGTCTCATGCCGTACCATGTATGCAACCTCATATTCTTCGGTTTTACAATAGGCTGTGCCAAATCAACTGGCACTGTGATGTTCCTCGCGTTCAGGTTTCTGGCAGGATGCGCAGGCTCAGCACCGTTGACAATTGGGGTTGGAACCATTGCAGAAGTTATTCCAAAAGAGCAACGAGGCGTGGCAATGGGTATGTTCTCGTTGGGCCCGACACTGGAACCGTCGCTAGGGCCTATAATAGGCGGGTTTGTTGCAGAATATAagggatggagatggacGTTCTGGGTGCTTTTGGTTTTGGTAAGTACGAATATCCAAAGAACGCAGGGTTGCACACAAA GCATCCCTCAAGATAGCCAGGGCCTTGCttctgaaaagaaaaagctcatGGCGAAAGAAATGCCAGCCCACTTCCTACGCGCGCTACTGACACCGATAAAGCTCCTCATATTCCACCCGGCAGTACTCCTCACCTCACTATCAGTTGCATACGCTTTCGGCTTATCCTTTCTGCTGTTTACAACTTCTCCGAGCGTTTTCCAAAAGCAATATGGCTTCTCGCTTGGCATTTCAGGTCTTTGCTACCTCGGGATGGGCACAGGAATGTTGATTGGCGTCTCCATATTCAGCCTGACAAGCGATAAATTGCAGTACTGGCACCGTCGGCGCAATTTCCACGAGCCAGAAAACAGACTGGCGCTTATGGCCATATTCTGCCCTGTGATACCAGTTGGGTATTTTTGGTATGGATGGTCGGCAGATAAAGTAACGCATTGGATTGTACCTATCATCGACACCTCGTTGATTGGGCTGGGTACCCTATTCATACTGGTTA ATGCCAGTGCAGCTCTATTACCTCTTGCTGGCCAACCGTTATATGATAAACTTGGTTTTGGACGGGGAAATAGTCTACATGGATTCTTGGCTATCGTGTTTATACCTATTCCCTGGCTGCTTTATCGGTACGGGAGACAGCTACGTGAGTGGTCTGAGTCGAGGCACGGAGACTTGTGGACAAG caaaggaaagaagccaTAG